Genomic segment of Arachis stenosperma cultivar V10309 chromosome 4, arast.V10309.gnm1.PFL2, whole genome shotgun sequence:
TCCTCTTCGTTGCCAACGCCGATTTCCATCATTTCATCAGTAAGACTTTTGAGGGTCTTACCCTGGAATCttctataaattattttgtcatcatcagaaagtttcttatactcaactttctcaggaaatagatctcctacaaaaaggaaGACAACAAAGTATCCAAGTCGGTTCAAAAATACCCAAGCATCAACTTAAATAGACCCAAGCAACAACTTAATATACACCTATAATTTTAAGCTAGTTACCTGTTGCATTGATGCCAAGTGCATGACCTATTTTTCTTGGTGTTATTTGGAAAGAACCATATCCTGTCTTCAGTCTGTTCTTCCCAAGTTTGAAGTTGTTTGCCAGCTCCCTTAAGAGTTGGTGATCCACCCTTAGTGGTGGGATGTGCATCAACCCACCGAATCCGAGATCCCTCACAATTGCCTTCTTC
This window contains:
- the LOC130975376 gene encoding uncharacterized protein LOC130975376, translating into MTEEKKAIVRDLGFGGLMHIPPLRVDHQLLRELANNFKLGKNRLKTGYGSFQITPRKIGHALGINATGDLFPEKVEYKKLSDDDKIIYRRFQGKTLKSLTDEMMEIGVGNEEERLMFKRIFILYIQMAFLLPTTINKISPVHLAPIFKMDGISERNWGGMF